The stretch of DNA CTGACGGCTCACCCCGGCACCATTCAGCGGGAGGTGTTTGTGGATTTGCCGGGCGATCGCACCTATGCAATTCGCCGCGATCGCGCCTTTCAGGACACCCGCGAAGGCATCATGGACCTGCTGCGGGGAAAACCGGCTCCGGCCCTGGTTGGTTGATTTAGTTAGGGTGGGCACTGCCCACCCTACAGCTAAACAAGTGTTGGTTTGATGGTGGGCGGTGCCCACCCTGCGCGTACTGATGGGGAGAGTATCTAGCCATGGTTTCGAGTCTGCCGCTGCGGTCAACAACCGATCCCCAAGGGTCGTCGCCAGGTCTCCCCGAGACCCACGGGCTGCCCGATCGCTTTTTGCTCACCGCCGACCACTACACCAATCCTGCCTGGATCCCAATCGAGCAGCGGGCCATCTTTCGCCGCACCTGGCTCTACGCGGGCGACAGCGAAGGGCTGCTACCGGGGATGGTGTGGGCCAGGACGGTGGCGGGGACTCCTCTACTGATCACTCGAGATCATGAGGGCGAACTAAGGGCCTTTTACAACCTCTGCCCCCACCGGGCGGCGATTTTGTCGCCCCCGGCGGGCATTCACCCCTGCCAAAAGCTGGTGTGCCCCTACCACGCCTGGGTCTACGACCTCTCGGGCAACCTGACCGGGGTGCCCTCTCAGGATCAGTTCCCGCCGTCATTTCAAAAGGAGGATTTCGCCCTGCGATCGCTGCGGTTAGAGACCTGGTCGGGCTTTATGTTCGTCTGCTTTGACGACGCTGCCCCGCCCCTGGTGGAGTTTCTAGGCAGCATCCCCCAACACCTGGGTCAGCACCGCACCGCCGCCACCCACCCCCTGGTGGCCAAGCGATACACCGTGGCCTGCAACTGGAAGAACTACCACGACAATACGCTGTGTGATTACCATGTGGCGATCGCCCACCGCACCACCCTGCACCTGGTGCAGGGGCCGATTCGCCGCTACCAGCACCAGCTCGAACCCTTCGTCAACCTGCTCTACACCCCCACCACCGCCGACTGGCAGGCCGAAAACTCCATCTTGCCCACCCTCCAGGGCCGCAGCCGCGACGGATTTTTTACCTACGGCATCTACCCCAACCTGCACCTGCTGGGGCTGCCCAACGGCCTGCTGGCCTGGCTGCACATCGAGCCGCTCACCGTCGAGTCTTGCCAGGTTTCCCTGGAGATCTACGGCGACCCTGAGTTTTGCCCGCCCAAGGAAACTCTGCTAGCCGAATTTGAAGCCTTTATGCAGGAGGACATGGTGCTGACCGAAAGCGTGCAGCAGGGCTACGCCAGCGGTGCCTACACCCCTGGCCCAGTGAATGGTTTGGAATCGCGGATCATTCACCAGCAGCAGCTGATTTGGAATGCCCTGGCCGCCGCTGGGGGGGCTGATTAGCGGTATGAATAGGCTGGGCAAAACACCGTTTGCCCCTACGCGGAACCCTGGTGGCACACCTTCACCCACCCACCCTTCTACCCTCCCACCCATCCACCCTCTCACCCATCCACCCGCCTACCCTCCCACCCCCCTCCCCATGCCCCCCAACCCCTTCCTCGGCGTCTGGCAGCGCCGCTCTATTCAGTTCGACCAGGGCCCGGTCGAAACCAGCCAGTCGGTGCTGTGGATCCAGGCTGAAACTGACTTTGCCGATGTGCGCAGTGCCCCCTTTGCCGGGCGGCTGACGCCGGAGCGGTACCGGTCCATGGACTGGCGATCGCGCTTTGACGCCGACCTGCTGGGCTTTGCCGGTACCTTTAGCTGGACAGAGGATCCTCCCACCTGCACCTGGCACCATCGCTTTGCCCTGACTCCCCGCCAGTGGCCCGACACCAGCCGCTACCAGTGGCTCGATGCCGACAATTTTGTGGAACAGGGCACCTGCGAGGATGACGGTGGCAAGGCTCATCCCTTTGTAGAACACTGGTGTCGTATTCACCCTGGCCCGGTGCGGGGGCGGCACCTAAACCAGGAGCAGCGCCAGGGGCAGGCTCTGGTGGCCGGGGACTGGGCGGTGGTGGTGCATCACTGGGGGGCGCGCAGCGAAAAATCGTTCCAGGGCGACCCGCTTCAGGATGGTGAGACCTTCTCAGCTTTTTCGGCAACGGCCTGGCAATGCCGCCAGGGCACCTGGCAACCCCAGTTTGGTACCGAGGCCAGCCTGGGCAGCCCGCCCCAATGGACCCCTATGGATTGGGAGTGAGCTGCGATCGCGCCCTTCGCCGGGGACATGGTTATCAAAAATTCACCCAGAGCTTAATTAAGTCTTGAGACAGGACGATTTCGCTCACTCTCGGTGTAGGTTAAACCAAAATTCCAGTCCAGCAGTGAAGTTTTGCCGGTGGGAAACTCCAGATCCCGGGCTGGACCTGGCTATACACCTCCATGAGCTCTAAAGTCTTACCCGGCCAAAGTTACCCCCTAGGGGCCACCGTCTATGCGGTGGGGGTGAATTTTTGCCTCTATTCCAAGCATGCCACCGGCATCGAGCTGCTGCTGTTTGAGGCCGACGATCTGGCCCAGCCCAGCCGCGTTATTACCCTCGACCCGAAGTGGAACCGCACCTTTTACTACTGGCACCTGTTTGTGCCGGGGCTCAAGAGCGGACAGATCTACGCCTACCGCGTCCACGGCCCTTTCGACCCGGCTCGCGGCCACCGCTTCGACGCCACCAAGGTGCTGCTCGACCCCTACGCCCGCGCCATCGTCGGCGACGACACCTACGATCGCGCTGCCGCCATTGGCCCTGGCGACAACTGCGCCACCGCCCTCAAGGGGGTGGTGGTGGATACTCGCAACTACGACTGGCAGGGCGATCGCCCCTTGCACATTCCCTACTCCAGCAGCATCATCTACGAAATGCACGTGGGCGGCTTTACCCGTCACCCCTCCTCGGGGCTACCCGACGAGCAGCGGGGTACCTACGCCGGGCTGATCGAAAAAATTCCCCACC from Leptolyngbya sp. KIOST-1 encodes:
- a CDS encoding aromatic ring-hydroxylating oxygenase subunit alpha gives rise to the protein MVSSLPLRSTTDPQGSSPGLPETHGLPDRFLLTADHYTNPAWIPIEQRAIFRRTWLYAGDSEGLLPGMVWARTVAGTPLLITRDHEGELRAFYNLCPHRAAILSPPAGIHPCQKLVCPYHAWVYDLSGNLTGVPSQDQFPPSFQKEDFALRSLRLETWSGFMFVCFDDAAPPLVEFLGSIPQHLGQHRTAATHPLVAKRYTVACNWKNYHDNTLCDYHVAIAHRTTLHLVQGPIRRYQHQLEPFVNLLYTPTTADWQAENSILPTLQGRSRDGFFTYGIYPNLHLLGLPNGLLAWLHIEPLTVESCQVSLEIYGDPEFCPPKETLLAEFEAFMQEDMVLTESVQQGYASGAYTPGPVNGLESRIIHQQQLIWNALAAAGGAD